A window of the Streptomyces formicae genome harbors these coding sequences:
- the mce gene encoding methylmalonyl-CoA epimerase codes for MLTRIDHIGIACFDLDRTVEFYRATYGFEVFHTEVNEEQGVREAMLKINGTSDGGASYLQLLEPTREDSAVGKWLAKNGEGVHHIAFGTADVDGDAQAVRDKGVRVLYDEPRIGSMGSRITFLHPKDCHGVLTELVTSAEQSSAEH; via the coding sequence ATGCTGACGCGAATCGACCACATCGGGATCGCCTGCTTCGACCTCGACAGGACTGTCGAGTTCTACCGGGCCACGTACGGCTTCGAGGTGTTCCACACCGAGGTCAACGAGGAGCAGGGCGTCCGCGAGGCGATGCTCAAGATCAATGGGACCTCGGACGGCGGTGCCTCCTACCTCCAGCTCCTGGAGCCCACCCGGGAGGACTCCGCGGTCGGCAAGTGGCTGGCGAAGAACGGTGAGGGCGTGCACCACATCGCCTTCGGCACGGCCGATGTCGACGGGGACGCGCAGGCCGTCCGCGACAAGGGCGTGCGGGTGCTGTACGACGAGCCGCGCATCGGCTCGATGGGGTCCCGGATCACGTTCCTGCACCCCAAGGACTGCCATGGTGTGCTCACCGAACTCGTGACGTCCGCGGAGCAGTCCTCCGCGGAGCACTGA